A single genomic interval of Dromiciops gliroides isolate mDroGli1 chromosome 1, mDroGli1.pri, whole genome shotgun sequence harbors:
- the LOC122731000 gene encoding 40S ribosomal protein S23, with protein sequence MGKCRGLRTARKLRSHRRDQKWHDKQYKKAHLGTALKANPFGGASHAKGIVLEKVGVEAKQPNSAIRKCVRVQLIKNGKKITAFVPNDGCLNFIEENDEVLVAGFGRKGHAVGDIPGVRFKVVKVANVSLLALYKGKKERPRS encoded by the exons ATGG GAAAGTGCCGCGGGCTCCGCACGGCCCGGAAGCTACGCAGCCACCGGCGGGACCAGAAGTGGCACGACAAGCAATACAAGAAGGCGCACCTGGGCACGGCGCTCAAGGCCAACCCCTTCGGGGGCGCTTCGCACGCCAAGGGCATCGTCCTGGAAAAAGT GGGTGTGGAGGCTAAGCAGCCCAATTCTGCCATCAGGAAGTGTGTGAGAGTCCAGCTGATCAAAAACGGCAAGAAAATCACCGCCTTTGTTCCAAATGATGGCTGTTTGAACTTTATTGAG GAAAATGATGAAGTGTTAGTGGCTGGCTTTGGCCGAAAGGGCCATGCTGTTGGTGATATTCCTGGAGTCCGATTCAAAGTTGTCAAAGTAGCCAATGTTTCTCTTCTGGCTTTGTACAAAGGCAAGAAAGAGAGACCAAGATCATAA
- the LOC122730997 gene encoding 40S ribosomal protein S23, whose protein sequence is MGKCRGLRTARKLRSHRRDQKWHDKQYKKAHLGTALKANPFGGASHAKGIVLEKVGVEAKQPNSAIRKCVRVQLIKNGKKITAFVPNDGCLNFIEENDEVLVAGFGRKGHAVGDIPGVRFKVVKVANVSLLALYKGKKERPRS, encoded by the exons ATGG GTAAGTGCCGTGGTCTTCGTACAGCTAGAAAGCTTCGCAGCCACAGAAGAGATCAAAAGTGGCATGACAAACAATACAAGAAAGCTCATTTGGGCACAGCCTTGAAGGCCAACCCATTTGGAGGAGCATCTCATGCAAAAGGGATTGTCTTGGAGAAAGT tggTGTTGAAGCCAAGCAGCCCAATTCTGCCATCAGGAAGTGTGTGAGAGTCCAGCTGATTAAGAATGGCAAAAAAATCACCGCCTTTGTTCCCAATGATGGTTGCTTGAACTTTATTGAG gaAAACGATGAAGTTTTGGTTGCTGGATTTGGTCGAAAAGGTCATGCTGTTGGTGATATTCCTGGAGTCCGCTTCAAGGTTGTGAAAGTTGCAAATGTTTCTCTTCTGGCCTTGtacaaaggcaagaaggaaagacCAAGATCATAA